A genomic window from Ischnura elegans chromosome 10, ioIscEleg1.1, whole genome shotgun sequence includes:
- the LOC124166434 gene encoding protein ANTAGONIST OF LIKE HETEROCHROMATIN PROTEIN 1-like: MYANYYGAPFQPKHMPIPTISDFETVARRFEEVWKFPNCIGAIDGKHCKIKCPALSGSMYFNYKKTFSIVLQGVADDHYKFLFVDVGGFGKQSDGGTFKASDLGKLLERKELNVPGEKCLPRSDVKVPHVFIADEAYPLREYLMKPFSQKSVGEAEDVYNTRLSSA; this comes from the coding sequence ATGTATGCAAACTACTATGGGGCACCATTTCAACCAAAGCATATGCCCATTCCgacaatttcagattttgaaactgTGGCTAGGAGGTTTGAAGAAGTTTGGAAATTTCCAAACTGCATTGGTGCCATCGATGGGAAAcactgcaaaataaaatgtcCAGCACTTTCTGGGTCCATgtacttcaattacaaaaaaacattttcgatcgTTCTGCAAGGAGTGGCAGATGACCACTACAAATTTCTATTTGTTGATGTAGGTGGTTTTGGCAAACAAAGTGATGGGGGCACTTTCAAAGCATCGGATTTGGGAAAGTTGTTGGAACGGAAGGAACTAAACGTTCCAGGTGAAAAATGTTTGCCCCGAAGTGATGTTAAGGTGCCCCATGTTTTTATTGCGGATGAGGCGTATCCGTTGCGGGAATATTTGATGAAGCCGTTCTCACAAAAATCAGTTGGTGAAGCTGAGGATGTGTACAACACCCGGCTGTCTAGTGCCTGA
- the LOC124166698 gene encoding uncharacterized protein LOC124166698 isoform X3 produces MAFRDVSKNLGGNLTNRYLSRYPHYSCLGPNLHSIQLFGEVDDLDPRLISGESIPFKYSLPAPLLRMKEAPKSCEFFFGKDPGLDIVHQKARWKENIQRELALVLARKRYKDVPMIEKELQRKKKMKRLPSHVVLLSKLLEYDPCSEFDGVYNWYYSGGCLCHVAFNGQDFLLRPGGNHFDRLDAIPLSKGENVYFDPKLENTTKFYMGNKSPIYQIIANQEHGLVGIRQRRKCKILSTMESDEILRFCTVDNCKSSTATFTSIDLDGANEGNYATMDTASNVHIRSVDCSLSFPNGLFLVAQMMDLTNGVVHSLDRIRIALSASTGKLLELMI; encoded by the exons ATGGCTTTCAGAGATGTCTCCAAGAATTTGGGCGGGAATTTAACGAATCGATACCTATCAAGATATCCGCACTACTCGTGTTTAGGGCCGAATTTACATTCCATACAACTTTTTGGCGAGGTAGATGACTTGGATCCTCGGTTAATTTCTGGTGAATCCATTCCTTTTAAATACTCTCTCCCGGCGCCATTACTACGGATGAAAGAAGCACCCAAAAGTTGTGAGT TTTTTTTCGGAAAAGATCCGGGGTTGGATATCGTTCATCAGAAAGCGCGATGGAAAGAAAATATACAACGGGAGCTCGCCCTTGTTTTAGCGCGCAAAC GATACAAGGACGTGCCCATGATTGAAAAGGAGCTACagcgaaaaaagaaaatgaaacgcTTGCCATCGCATGTTGTGTTGCTATCAAAGCTGCTGGAATATGATCCTTGTAGCGAATTTGACGGG GTTTACAACTGGTACTACTCAGGTGGGTGCCTCTGTCACGTTGCATTCAATGGACAAGATTTTCTTTTGAGACCTGGTGGAAATCATTTTGACAGGTTGG ATGCCATTCCATTATCTAAGGGGGAAAACGTTTACTTTGACCCTAAACTTGAAAACACTACCAAGTTTTACATGGGAAACAAGAGCCCCATCTATCAAATCATTGCTAATCAAGAACATG GCCTTGTTGGAATTAGGCAGCGTCGGAAATGTAAAATACTTTCAACAATGGAAAGCGATGAGATTTTGAGGTTCTGTACGGTGGACAATTGTAAATCTTCAACAGCTACTTTCACAAGCATTGATCTTGATGGTGCCAATGAAGGAAATTACGCTACTATGGATACTGCCAGCAATGTCCACATTAGAAGTGTTGATTGCA GTCTTTCATTTCCAAATGGTCTGTTCCTGGTTGC